The proteins below are encoded in one region of Apium graveolens cultivar Ventura chromosome 4, ASM990537v1, whole genome shotgun sequence:
- the LOC141721855 gene encoding uncharacterized protein LOC141721855, producing MKKVVMKIELHDEKVKQKAMKIVSGLSGVESIAMEMKDKKLTVIGDIDPIKIVAKLRKLCHTEILTVGPAKEPEKKKDEPKKDDAKKVEPKKDDGKKEEPKKDDGKKKEEAVKAAVVAYPGFQMYPAYYQQQYAYNYQQQPSVPMNYYHNHKSVEEDPNSCVIC from the exons ATGAAG AAGGTTGTAATGAAAATTGAGTTGCATGATGAGAAAGTGAAGCAAAAAGCCATGAAAATTGTTTCCGGCCTCAGTG GAGTGGAATCAATTGCAATGGAAATGAAAGACAAGAAACTAACAGTAATCGGTGATATTGATCCGATAAAAATAGTGGCTAAACTCAGGAAACTCTGTCACACTGAAATACTGACAGTTGGACCTGCTAAAGAACCCGAAAAGAAGAAAGACGAGCCGAAGAAAGATGATGCTAAGAAGGTAGAACCAAAGAAAGATGATGGTAAAAAAGAAGAGCCGAAGAAAGATGATGGtaagaagaaagaagaagctgTGAAAGCTGCTGTAGTTGCATACCCTGGTTTTCAAATGTATCCAGCATATTATCAGCAGCAATACGCTTACAATTATCAGCAGCAACCTTCAGTGCCAATGAACTACTATCATAATCACAAAAGTGTGGAAGAAGATCCTAATTCTTGTGTCATTTGTTGA